Proteins from a genomic interval of Mycobacterium conspicuum:
- a CDS encoding PAS domain-containing protein, which produces MAHDWLLVETLGDEPAVVAQGRQLKNLVPITTFLRRSPYLAAVRTAIAETLQTGQSLTSITPKRDRVIRTEPVLMTDGHTHGVHVWTGPADAQPPERPTPGPLKWDLTRGAATDTQESLANSGKNPEIEVTYGRAFAEDLPSRELNPNETKVLAMAVKAQPGQTLCSTWDLTDWEGNAIRIGFVARTGLEPGPDGREHLVARAMNWRAELRGPTVSADDLAQRILNGLAQSGVHRALFDLKTWNLLRWLDEPCPFYDWRGSGTDRPRIHPDDEPLKESMTKEFTDGATSRVLRMRGFDNDWVPMHVTVNRVELEPDVFAGLASLRLPTEDELADAGLPKATGDET; this is translated from the coding sequence ATGGCCCACGACTGGCTGCTCGTGGAGACGCTGGGGGACGAACCCGCCGTGGTTGCGCAGGGGCGTCAGCTGAAAAACCTCGTGCCCATCACGACGTTCCTGCGGCGCAGTCCGTATCTGGCCGCGGTCCGAACGGCCATCGCCGAGACACTGCAGACCGGCCAGAGCCTCACCAGCATCACCCCCAAGCGCGACCGAGTGATCCGCACCGAACCGGTGCTGATGACCGACGGCCACACGCACGGGGTGCATGTATGGACCGGACCCGCCGATGCGCAGCCGCCCGAGCGACCGACCCCCGGACCGCTCAAGTGGGACCTGACCCGCGGCGCGGCGACCGACACCCAGGAGTCGCTGGCCAACAGCGGCAAGAACCCCGAAATTGAGGTCACCTACGGCAGAGCCTTCGCCGAAGACCTTCCCTCGCGCGAACTGAATCCGAACGAAACCAAGGTGCTGGCCATGGCCGTCAAGGCTCAGCCCGGCCAAACACTCTGCAGCACTTGGGATCTCACCGACTGGGAAGGCAACGCCATCCGGATAGGTTTCGTCGCCCGCACCGGACTCGAACCGGGCCCCGACGGCCGCGAGCACCTGGTCGCGCGCGCGATGAACTGGCGCGCCGAACTTAGGGGCCCGACGGTATCGGCGGATGACCTGGCGCAACGAATCCTCAACGGACTGGCACAGTCCGGAGTGCACCGTGCGCTCTTCGACCTCAAGACGTGGAACCTGCTGAGATGGCTCGACGAGCCGTGCCCCTTCTACGACTGGCGGGGCAGCGGGACGGACAGGCCACGTATCCACCCCGACGACGAACCGTTGAAGGAGTCCATGACAAAGGAATTCACCGACGGAGCAACGAGTCGCGTGCTACGCATGCGGGGGTTCGACAACGACTGGGTGCCCATGCATGTCACCGTCAACAGGGTGGAACTCGAGCCCGATGTCTTCGCCGGATTGGCCTCGCTGCGGTTACCGACCGAGGACGAACTCGCCGACGCAGGGCTACCGAAAGCCACCGGCGACGAGACCTGA
- a CDS encoding Rv3654c family TadE-like protein has translation MVAVAMVAVLLCITGAGAYLGSVVVARHRAQAVADLAALAAAGALPSGVTAACDRATAVARAMRVDDARCRVDGLDVVVTARVRVAFVGVAQAGARAGPVAP, from the coding sequence GTGGTGGCGGTCGCCATGGTCGCGGTGCTGTTGTGCATCACCGGGGCCGGGGCCTACCTGGGTTCGGTCGTGGTGGCGCGTCACCGTGCGCAGGCGGTCGCCGACCTGGCCGCGCTGGCGGCCGCGGGGGCACTGCCGTCGGGCGTCACCGCGGCGTGCGACCGTGCGACGGCGGTGGCCCGCGCGATGCGCGTCGACGACGCCCGCTGCCGTGTCGACGGGCTCGATGTCGTCGTCACCGCGCGCGTGCGCGTCGCGTTCGTCGGGGTGGCACAGGCCGGCGCGCGGGCGGGACCGGTAGCTCCGTAG
- a CDS encoding TadE family type IV pilus minor pilin, translating to MGIAALVVVLVLCLAGISAVSMQVRCVDAAREAARLAARGDDKAAIDAARRIAPGGALVRVRRDGDFFVATVVAHSNLLPTLDIGANAVSSAEPGR from the coding sequence TTGGGCATCGCGGCGCTGGTCGTCGTGCTGGTGTTGTGTCTGGCGGGTATCAGCGCGGTGTCGATGCAGGTGCGCTGCGTCGACGCCGCCCGTGAGGCCGCGCGACTCGCCGCGCGCGGTGACGATAAGGCGGCGATCGACGCGGCCCGCCGGATCGCGCCCGGTGGCGCGCTGGTCCGTGTGCGGCGCGACGGCGACTTCTTCGTCGCGACCGTCGTGGCGCACTCGAATCTGTTGCCCACCTTGGATATTGGCGCCAACGCCGTGTCGTCGGCCGAGCCGGGGCGGTGA
- a CDS encoding DUF4244 domain-containing protein has product MSTMFRAFVARMTLLAADESGMSTVEYAIGTIAAAAFGAVLYTVVTGDSVVSALARIIGRALTTKV; this is encoded by the coding sequence ATGAGCACCATGTTTCGTGCGTTCGTCGCGCGGATGACGTTGCTGGCGGCCGACGAGTCGGGCATGTCCACGGTGGAATACGCCATCGGCACAATCGCGGCGGCGGCCTTCGGCGCGGTGCTGTACACCGTCGTGACGGGCGACTCCGTCGTATCGGCGTTGGCCCGCATCATCGGCCGCGCGCTCACCACCAAGGTTTAG
- a CDS encoding type II secretion system F family protein: MSTAVVLLAVALLTGARPSAVRARARMPDRAPRPRQRSASGPDPLAVASSLDVLAVCLVAGMAVSTAAAATAPSAPPKLAQVLRRAADLLALGADPAVAWSTASDLPAVDAQTDALLRLARRSASSGAALADGVATLAEQSRSDAQHAASAAAERAGVLIAGPLGLCFLPAFVCLGIAPVVAGLAGDVLQSGLL, from the coding sequence GTGAGCACCGCGGTGGTGCTGCTGGCCGTGGCGTTGCTGACGGGTGCGCGTCCCTCGGCCGTGCGGGCGCGCGCCCGGATGCCGGACCGCGCCCCGCGGCCGCGCCAGCGGTCGGCGTCGGGGCCGGATCCGCTCGCCGTCGCATCCAGCCTGGACGTGCTGGCGGTGTGTTTGGTGGCGGGCATGGCGGTGTCGACCGCCGCGGCCGCGACCGCCCCGTCCGCGCCGCCGAAACTGGCCCAGGTGTTGCGCCGGGCCGCCGACCTGCTGGCGTTGGGCGCCGACCCCGCCGTGGCCTGGTCGACGGCGTCGGACCTGCCGGCGGTCGACGCGCAGACCGACGCGCTGCTGCGGCTGGCGCGGCGGTCGGCGTCCTCGGGCGCGGCACTGGCCGACGGGGTTGCCACACTGGCGGAGCAGTCGCGCAGTGACGCCCAGCACGCGGCCAGCGCAGCCGCGGAGCGGGCCGGGGTGCTGATCGCGGGACCACTGGGGCTGTGCTTTCTTCCCGCGTTTGTCTGCCTGGGCATCGCTCCGGTGGTGGCCGGCCTGGCCGGCGATGTTCTGCAATCGGGTCTGCTATGA
- a CDS encoding type II secretion system F family protein has product MTGLAPGALLLSVALLVFPSSPRCRLAPLACPRWVRSPLDPRWLIRVAACAAVGAAVLLPLTTVIAIGVVSATGFLRYRRRCRSRRASAEGAALQTALDVLVGELRVGSHPVDAFCVAADETGGTVAASLRAVAARARLGADVTAGLRLQARSSALPAHWERLAVCWQLASEQGLAIATLMRAAQRDIAERQRFSARVASGMAGARATAVILTGLPVLGVLLGQLIGARPLTFLLSGHVGGWLLVIGSTLACGGLLWSDRITDRLAS; this is encoded by the coding sequence ATGACCGGCCTTGCGCCCGGTGCGCTGCTGTTATCGGTTGCGCTGCTGGTCTTTCCGTCCTCGCCGCGCTGCCGGCTCGCGCCGCTCGCGTGCCCGCGGTGGGTGCGGTCACCGCTAGACCCCCGCTGGCTCATTCGTGTCGCGGCGTGCGCCGCCGTCGGTGCGGCGGTGCTGCTGCCGCTGACCACGGTGATCGCGATCGGGGTGGTGAGCGCGACCGGATTTCTCCGTTACCGCCGACGTTGCCGCAGCCGGCGCGCCAGCGCCGAGGGGGCCGCGTTGCAAACCGCGCTGGATGTGCTCGTCGGGGAGCTGCGCGTGGGCTCTCATCCGGTGGACGCGTTTTGCGTCGCCGCCGACGAAACCGGCGGCACGGTCGCTGCCTCGTTGCGCGCCGTCGCTGCGCGCGCCAGGTTGGGCGCCGATGTGACGGCCGGCCTGCGTCTGCAGGCCCGGTCTTCGGCGCTGCCCGCCCACTGGGAGCGACTCGCGGTGTGCTGGCAACTCGCCAGCGAGCAGGGACTCGCCATCGCCACCCTGATGCGCGCCGCGCAACGGGATATCGCCGAACGGCAACGGTTTTCGGCGCGGGTGGCATCGGGGATGGCCGGCGCCCGCGCTACCGCGGTCATCCTCACGGGCCTGCCGGTGCTCGGGGTGCTGCTGGGTCAACTGATCGGCGCCCGGCCGCTGACGTTCTTGCTGAGTGGGCACGTGGGGGGATGGCTGCTGGTGATCGGGTCGACGTTGGCGTGCGGCGGCCTGCTGTGGTCGGACCGGATCACCGATCGGCTGGCGTCATGA